A region of Trichoplusia ni isolate ovarian cell line Hi5 chromosome 21, tn1, whole genome shotgun sequence DNA encodes the following proteins:
- the LOC113504231 gene encoding hairy/enhancer-of-split related with YRPW motif protein-like: MASDPAPLSKTAKYKKITKPLLERKRRARINRCLDELKDLMVGALEIDDDNLSKLEKADILELTVNHLTKLHSPRDPVLETKKFQAGFGQCAAEACRFIMSVPDLDANVSQNLISHLSRLITAQPLTIQVPERPTFSPPTSPSSVISDRQHYYSDHDRSSSDAEDSVYSGEAPKQWAYNRPPTKAAQKIPPNGLLTTVDKMNHHGAVEQMNGHRNGAYFKRVPAEAKDVILQKIRQHIMDKRSNDNVDVNMSAEPAPEPKYLQRDEPYRGEYTYQYSPPNTNNDTLDLRKVRSPAKSSEAAYSPKNMVAHPGTNQLDVTPQSKVEVAPIVPEQCESPMDYSNLPPKKKRKLIEYQEYKKKEEARRQLEAFYDEKKERHAEGPPADDGDSKWRPW, from the exons ATGGCTTCGGATCCCGCTCCGCTGTCGAAGACGGCAAAGTATAAGAAGATCACAAAACCTCTTTTGGAACGCaagcggcgcgcgcgcatcaACCGTTGTTTGGATGAACTTAAAGATCTCATGGTCGGCGCTCTAGAG ATCGATGACGACAACCTGAGCAAGTTGGAGAAGGCAGATATCCTTGAGTTAACCGTTAACCATCTTACAAAGTTACACAGCCCGAGGGACCCGGTTTTGGAGACCAAGAAGTTTCAAGCGGGTTTCGGACAATGTGCGGCCGAAGCTTGCCGATTTATTATGTCCGTGCCGGACTTAGACGCAAACGTCAGTCAAAATTTGATCAGCCACTTATCAAGACTGATCACGGCTCAACCACTTACCATTCAAGTACCAGAAAGACCAACCTTCTCACCACCGACTTCGCCTTCATCCGTGATCTCCGACAGACAACATTACTACAGCGACCACGATAGGTCTTCTTCAGATGCGGAAGATTCCGTGTATTCGGGGGAAGCTCCCAAACAATGGGCTTACAACAGACCTCCTACAAAAGCCGCTCAAAAAATACCACCCAATGGCTTACTGACAACGGTTGACAAGATGAACCATCACGGCGCTGTAGAACAAATGAACGGCCACAGAAACGGGGCGTATTTCAAAAGAGTTCCGGCCGAGGCGAAAGATGTCATACTGCAAAAAATCAGACAACACATAATGGACAAGCGAAGCAACGACAACGTTGATGTGAACATGAGCGCGGAGCCAGCGCCGGaaccaaaatatttacagagGGACGAGCCATACAGAGGCGAGTACACGTACCAGTACTCGCCACCAAACACAAACAACGATACTCTAGACCTCCGGAAGGTTAGATCGCCAGCGAAATCCAGCGAAGCGGCGTACTCGCCGAAAAACATGGTCGCGCACCCCGGCACTAATCAATTAGACGTAACTCCACAGAGCAAAGTTGAGGTGGCACCCATTGTTCCGGAACAATGCGAATCGCCGATGGATTACAGCAACTTACCGcctaaaaagaaaaggaaactGATCGAGTACCAGGAGTACAAAAAGAAGGAGGAGGCTCGTCGCCAGCTCGAGGCTTTCTACGACGAGAAAAAAGAGCGTCACGCGGAGGGACCACCGGCCGACGATGGCGACAGCAAATGGCGCCCGTGGTGA